In a single window of the Drosophila albomicans strain 15112-1751.03 chromosome 3, ASM965048v2, whole genome shotgun sequence genome:
- the LOC117571246 gene encoding kynurenine 3-monooxygenase produces the protein MSRSIKYIQTDVNGAAEGQRRRVAIIGAGLVGSLAALNFARMGNDVHLYEYREDIRTAELVQGRSINLALSQRGRKALAAVGLEEQVLATAIPMRGRMLHNVRGRTSIVLYDPCTKQCLYSVGRKQLNEVLLNACDAFPNISCHFEHKLTTANIREGQMQFKVAHEEQLISTSADLVVGCDGAFSSLRQQLVRTPGFNYSQEYIATGYLELCIPAKNGEFQMPPNYLHIWPRDSFMMIALPNQDKSFTVTLSMPFEVFAQLKTHQQLLDFFRQHYMDALPLIGEEQLIKDFFKTRPQHLLSVKCKPYHFADKALILGDAAHAMVPYYGQGMNAGMEDVTLLTSILNEQLPLDEALAKFTESRWQDAFAICDLAMYNYVEMRDLTKRLSFRCRKWLDTTLFRLFPRQWVPLYNSVSFSSMPYSQCIANRQWQDRLLHKTLSFSLLASCLVAGAIYARRLR, from the exons ATGTCACGCAGCATCAAGTACATCCAGACTGATGTCAATGGAGCCGCCGAGGGGCAGCGACGAAGGGTGGCAATCATTGGAGCGGGTCTG GTAGGATCCTTGGCAGCTCTGAACTTTGCGCGCATGGGCAACGATGTGCATCTGTATGAGTATCGCGAGGACATTCGCACCGCAGAGTTGGTGCAAGGACGCAGCATTAACTTGGCGCTATCGCAACGTGGCCGCAAGGCGCTCGCTGCAGTGGGACTTGAGGAACAGGTGCTGGCCACTGCGATACCCATGCGAGGCAGGATGTTGCACAATGTGCGTGGTCGGACCAGCATTGTGCTCTACGATCCCTGCACCAAACAATGTCTCTATTCCGTGGGAAGAAAGCAGCTCAATGAGGTGCTGTTGAATGCCTGCGATGCATTCCCTAACATCAGCTGCCACTTCGAGCATAAACTGACCACGGCCAACATCAGAGAGGGTCAAATGCAGTTCAAAGTTGCGCACGAAGAGCAGCTAATCTCGACCAGCGCTGATCTGGTTGTGGGTTGCGATGGCGCCTTTAGCTCATTGCGTCAACAGTTGGTGCGCACTCCGGGCTTTAATTACTCGCAGGAATACATTGCTACCGGGTATCTGGAGTTGTGCATACCCGCCAAGAATGGCGAATTTCAGATGCCGCCCAATTATCTGCACATTTGGCCACGCGACTCGTTCATGATGATCGCCCTGCCCAATCAGGACAAATCTTTCACGGTCACGCTTTCAATGCCCTTTGAGGTGTTTGCCCAACTGAAGACACATCAACAACTTTTGGATTTTTTTCGCCAGCACTACATGGATGCACTGCCTCTGATTGGTGAGGAGCAGTTGATCAAGGACTTTTTCAAGACACGTCCACAGCATTTGCTGTCCGTCAAATGCAAGCCATATCATTTTGCGGACAAGGCGCTTATTCTGGGAGATGCAGCACATGCCATGGTTCCCTACTATGGTCAGGGCATGAATGCAGGAATGGAGGATGTAACCCTGCTCACGTCCATACTCAACGAGCAGCTGCCGCTGGACGAGGCGTTGGCCAAGTTCACAGAGTCACGCTGGCAGGATGCCTTCGCCATTTGTGATCTGGCCATGTACAACTATGTGGAG ATGCGTGACCTGACCAAGCGTTTGTCTTTTCGCTGTCGCAAGTGGCTGGACACAACGTTGTTCCGCCTCTTCCCTCGTCAGTGGGTGCCGCTCTACAACAGCGTCTCGTTCTCCAGCATGCCGTACAGTCAGTGCATTGCCAATCGCCAATGGCAGGACAGATTGCTGCACAAGACATTGAGCTTTAGTCTGCTGGCCAGCTGTCTCGttgctggcgccatctatgcCCGACGCTTGCGttaa